A region from the Mya arenaria isolate MELC-2E11 chromosome 2, ASM2691426v1 genome encodes:
- the LOC128208979 gene encoding putative nuclease HARBI1, which yields MVYVVSSIVYIFMEIEQLQMWARWLELQRDRAIAVLELEQEEEAEGRRHRRRRQMRRKIWMKQWLARRPLYGHYEQLLQELNREDPKGYKNFLRVDADMFGELVDRISPRIQKKNTNFREALEPGLKLAVTLRHLATGASYSDLMYSFRVGSNTISKFVPEVLDAIIQEYSEEVLPDVVTAEQWQQIADDFRTKWNFPHVCGALDGKHVRIKNPKNSGSLFYNYKGFFSIILLALVDANYKFIWVSVGANGSASDAQLFNNTELRTMLEENNLGLPDPDPLPGDDMNTPYFLIGDDAFPLRTWMMKPYSRRNLTNEERIFNYRLSRARRVVENAFGLLAMRFQCLLGCLNQMPETVDLIILACVTLHNLISIRYPAIARLAVDQEDEHNQLVPGEWRQGRQLADGDRTHGRNVVTSAGVSQRNYIKHYFNSRAGSVEWQQNMI from the exons ATGGTATATGTTGTGTCCAGCATAGTATACATATTTATGGAGATTGAGCAGTTGCAGATGTGGGCCAGATGGTTAGAGCTCCAGAGAGACAGGGCCATTGCAGTGCTAGAGTTGGAACAAGAGGAAGAGGCTGAGGGTCGTAGGCATAGACGTAGGCGACAAATGCGCAGGAAAATATGGATGAAGCAGTGGCTTGCACGACGACCCCTGTATGGGCATTATGAGCAACTGCTACAGGAGCTAAACAGGGAAGACCCAAAAGGATACAAAAATTTCCTAAGGGTAGACGCTGATATGTTTGGGGAGCTTGTTGATCGCATATCACCCAGAATTCAGAAAAAGAACACCAACTTCAG GGAAGCCCTGGAGCCTGGATTGAAGTTGGCGGTCACTCTTCGTCATCTCGCAACTGGAGCCTCGTATTCAGACTTGATGTACTCATTCCGAGTGGGAAGTAACACAATAAGTAAATTCGTCCCTGAAGTTTTGGATGCTATAATACAGGAGTACTCTGAAGAGGTTTTGCCAGACGTCGTCACTGCTGAACAATGGCAGCAGATTGCAGATGACTTCCGAACCAAGTGGAATTTTCCTCATGTCTGCGGGGCTCTTGATGGTAAGCACGTGAGGATAAAGAACCCGAAGAACTCTGGATCTCTGTTCTATAACTATAAAGGCTTCTTTTCCATAATACTACTCGCACTCGTAGACGCAAACTACAAATTCATCTGGGTAAGCGTTGGTGCTAATGGCAGTGCATCCGATGCCCAGCTATTCAATAACACTGAACTCAGAACCATGCTAGAAGAAAACAACCTTGGTTTGCCTGACCCTGATCCACTGCCTGGCGATGACATGAACACCCCATACTTCCTCATTGGAGATGACGCCTTCCCGTTGAGAACTTGGATGATGAAGCCATACTCCAGACGCAACTTGACCAACGAGGAGCGCATATTCAATTACAG GTTGTCCAGGGCTAGACGAGTGGTAGAAAACGCCTTCGGTCTTCTCGCTATGCGGTTTCAGTGCCTACTTGGCTGCTTGAACCAGATGCCCGAAACCGTTGACTTGATTATTCTTGCATGTGTCACACTGCATAACCTTATCAGCATACGGTACCCTGCCATTGCAAGACTGGCCGTCGACCAAGAGGACGAGCATAACCAATTAGTACCTGGTGAATGGCGCCAAGGAAGACAGTTGGCTGATGGTGATCGGACCCATGGAAGAAATGTGGTGACATCCGCTGGGGTCAGTCAGAGGAACTACATTAAACACTACTTCAACTCCCGAGCTGGTTCAGTTGAGTGGCAACAGAATATGATTTAG